A genomic region of Longimicrobiales bacterium contains the following coding sequences:
- a CDS encoding phosphatidate cytidylyltransferase, whose protein sequence is MGELGKRFAVAGAGIPMFLGLSYLGGWFLALPLSAFAGWATHEIYRLAHRQNIEPIEWVGVPAAAVLVLLGGWLPSFTAYAPWALAVIGATTLIALVASMLTRGPGGNPLAASGITVVATVYVGLALACAPLLHALPAAAGWVAPEGAALGGLAAVALPLFATWIGDAAALFAGTAWGKRKLAPTISPNKSWVGFWGDVIGAAFGGVLWFVVLGPKLPNAPLGGMWVLAALGALLGATAVLGDLIESLLKREAGVKDSGTFFPGHGGVMDRVDSLLFTFPAAYCLLLILGWLS, encoded by the coding sequence GTGGGTGAACTGGGGAAACGCTTCGCAGTGGCAGGGGCCGGAATTCCGATGTTTCTGGGGCTGTCCTACCTTGGGGGTTGGTTTCTGGCACTCCCTCTTTCGGCTTTCGCGGGGTGGGCGACGCACGAGATTTATCGCCTGGCGCATCGGCAAAATATCGAACCGATCGAATGGGTAGGTGTGCCTGCGGCCGCAGTCCTGGTCCTTCTCGGCGGCTGGCTGCCGTCCTTCACCGCCTACGCGCCTTGGGCACTCGCGGTCATTGGCGCGACGACCCTGATTGCACTCGTTGCGTCCATGCTGACCAGGGGACCAGGTGGAAACCCGCTGGCCGCCAGCGGAATCACCGTGGTCGCAACGGTCTACGTGGGTCTGGCTCTCGCATGCGCCCCGCTCTTGCACGCGCTCCCTGCTGCAGCGGGATGGGTAGCTCCCGAGGGCGCAGCACTGGGTGGACTGGCCGCTGTGGCGCTGCCACTCTTTGCCACATGGATTGGCGATGCCGCTGCCTTGTTCGCTGGGACGGCGTGGGGGAAGCGCAAGCTCGCCCCGACCATCAGCCCGAATAAGAGCTGGGTTGGATTCTGGGGAGATGTGATTGGCGCGGCCTTCGGCGGGGTGCTCTGGTTCGTTGTCCTTGGTCCCAAGCTCCCGAACGCTCCACTCGGGGGCATGTGGGTCTTGGCCGCGCTCGGTGCTTTGCTGGGTGCGACCGCCGTACTGGGCGATCTGATCGAGTCTCTGCTGAAGCGGGAAGCAGGGGTCAAGGACTCCGGAACGTTCTTCCCGGGCCACGGTGGGGTCATGGACCGAGTCGACTCGCTTCTTTTTACGTTTCCCGCCGCGTACTGCCTGCTGCTGATCTTGGGGTGGCTGTCGTGA
- the rseP gene encoding RIP metalloprotease RseP gives MTILATVVVLGVLIFVHELGHFWAAKAVGIEVQRFSIGLGPRIFGFTRGETEYVISAIPLGGYVKMGGMDDEVMEKLEGGEVPVEGRVPSDRDFDAKPIWARTLVISAGVIMNMLFAFGTYTFLAARYGIQELDTTRIGFVELGALPPGTEALGTVEPGSRIIRMGDVTTEDWGDVQDGLFRSAPGPLRIDMVEPTRTVEIRIPVTEGERRRLTLAVEVWREAGVGFATPGSPASDAGMEEGDRVVEVDGNATLNWSFFVQQIEARPGERVALTLVRDGSEISRNVTLDVEKLERPDGSMTEVGRIGISPPLIATTYTRVSIGQAFEAGYRETAAVTALILGFLRDLVTLNISPRSVGSIVTIGEASGQAAAAGIDVFLRFMALFSINLAVLNMLPIPVLDGGHLVFLGIEAIRGGRALSLEQRLKWSNVGFFMIVGIMIWALGNDFLRLLGL, from the coding sequence ATGACAATATTGGCGACCGTAGTCGTACTTGGTGTACTGATTTTTGTGCACGAACTCGGCCATTTTTGGGCTGCAAAGGCCGTGGGCATCGAAGTCCAGCGCTTTTCGATCGGGCTCGGACCACGAATCTTCGGCTTCACGCGAGGGGAGACGGAGTACGTCATCAGCGCGATACCTCTCGGCGGCTATGTCAAAATGGGCGGCATGGACGACGAGGTCATGGAGAAGCTCGAGGGTGGCGAAGTCCCTGTTGAGGGACGCGTGCCGAGTGACAGGGATTTCGATGCGAAGCCGATTTGGGCGCGGACGCTCGTAATCTCCGCCGGCGTGATCATGAACATGCTGTTCGCCTTTGGCACATACACCTTCCTGGCTGCACGGTATGGCATCCAGGAACTCGACACCACGAGGATCGGATTCGTCGAATTGGGGGCGCTGCCTCCTGGCACTGAGGCGCTGGGAACTGTCGAGCCTGGGAGTCGCATCATCCGCATGGGCGACGTCACCACCGAGGATTGGGGCGACGTCCAGGATGGGTTATTCCGTAGTGCGCCGGGCCCTCTCCGTATCGACATGGTTGAGCCTACGCGAACGGTAGAAATCCGTATCCCAGTCACAGAGGGTGAGCGACGGAGGCTGACCCTCGCCGTAGAAGTGTGGAGAGAAGCTGGAGTCGGATTTGCGACGCCGGGTTCGCCGGCCTCGGATGCAGGGATGGAAGAAGGCGATCGCGTTGTGGAGGTGGACGGGAACGCGACCTTGAATTGGTCGTTCTTCGTCCAGCAAATTGAGGCTCGACCTGGCGAGCGCGTGGCTCTCACGTTGGTCCGTGACGGGAGTGAAATATCACGCAACGTCACGCTGGATGTTGAAAAACTGGAGCGGCCGGACGGATCGATGACGGAAGTCGGGCGTATCGGCATCAGCCCACCGCTGATCGCCACCACGTACACGCGGGTTTCGATCGGGCAAGCCTTCGAGGCGGGTTACCGAGAGACTGCCGCTGTCACAGCGCTCATCCTTGGGTTCCTGCGTGATCTGGTCACGTTGAACATCTCTCCACGTTCCGTCGGCAGCATCGTGACCATCGGGGAGGCGTCCGGACAGGCAGCAGCGGCGGGCATCGATGTGTTTCTGCGTTTCATGGCACTGTTCAGCATCAACCTCGCTGTTCTGAACATGCTCCCCATTCCGGTCCTCGACGGTGGTCACTTGGTGTTCCTGGGGATCGAGGCCATCCGTGGGGGTCGGGCTCTCAGCCTGGAGCAGCGGCTGAAGTGGAGCAATGTCGGCTTCTTCATGATCGTCGGGATTATGATCTGGGCGCTCGGAAATGATTTCCTAAGGTTGCTTGGGCTCTAG
- a CDS encoding MBL fold metallo-hydrolase encodes MKLSVLGSGSGGNSVFVQAGNTRILVDAGFSGKSVVERLAVLDIEPESINAIVVTHEHSDHTSGVGIFARRYGTRIYMTDRTRDACAKLFCGTERVIDYSPSRAFTVGDALIEPFLTVHDAADPVGVAIVDQCTGLKLGVATDLGRPTTQIRHALEGCDVLVLEANHDEVMLHMSSYPASVKRRISSSHGHLSNEASARLATELMHPRLAAVILAHLSKQANTESLALEVVGNALKKAGWVGHLEVASQNQPTDLLDVESLRYRSDSNQLTLL; translated from the coding sequence GTGAAACTCTCTGTACTCGGAAGCGGGAGTGGAGGCAATTCCGTCTTCGTTCAGGCCGGGAATACCCGGATTCTGGTTGATGCCGGGTTCAGTGGAAAATCGGTGGTGGAGCGGTTAGCCGTGCTGGACATCGAGCCCGAGTCGATCAACGCAATCGTGGTCACCCATGAGCACTCCGACCACACCAGTGGTGTCGGCATCTTCGCCAGAAGGTACGGCACCCGAATCTACATGACCGACCGCACCCGAGATGCGTGCGCCAAGCTGTTCTGCGGCACGGAGCGAGTCATCGACTACTCACCAAGCCGAGCCTTCACTGTTGGAGACGCACTGATTGAGCCATTCCTGACCGTCCACGACGCGGCGGATCCGGTCGGCGTGGCCATCGTCGATCAATGCACAGGCCTCAAGCTGGGGGTTGCGACCGACCTAGGTCGGCCGACGACCCAGATTCGACACGCCCTGGAAGGCTGCGACGTGCTGGTCCTCGAGGCCAACCACGATGAGGTGATGCTTCACATGAGCAGCTATCCAGCCTCAGTGAAACGACGCATCTCCTCGAGCCACGGCCACTTGTCCAACGAGGCTTCCGCTCGGCTCGCAACAGAGCTGATGCATCCCCGACTGGCGGCCGTCATCCTCGCCCATCTGTCGAAGCAGGCTAACACGGAGTCACTCGCGCTCGAAGTGGTCGGAAACGCTCTCAAAAAGGCGGGATGGGTCGGGCATCTGGAGGTGGCCTCTCAGAACCAGCCGACCGACCTACTGGACGTGGAAAGCCTCCGGTATCGCTCAGACTCGAACCAACTCACACTGCTCTAA
- a CDS encoding DUF922 domain-containing protein, protein MAWYRVLAVALLVLAGPLVVSAQLLPPEERGRALSSAEAGPPSIPGVHVRSVEEFYELDEPTLTQVVERLNHTHLEGPEAPRSQGLTRFDIRPEWNAVARGGRCRVREVEVFVQITVTLPRWSPIAGQLAAEQGGWSNIEQAIQQHEYRHRDLVILAAADLLESIGDLEAQGCTTLRQVVASTLSVADSRLTAAHAELDRTAPYRLAVED, encoded by the coding sequence ATGGCGTGGTATCGCGTTCTGGCCGTTGCGCTCTTGGTCCTGGCCGGTCCGTTGGTGGTCTCGGCGCAACTGTTGCCACCGGAAGAGCGTGGGAGAGCACTTTCTTCGGCGGAAGCGGGCCCGCCCTCGATACCGGGTGTACATGTCCGGTCCGTGGAGGAGTTCTACGAACTCGACGAACCCACACTCACGCAGGTCGTGGAGCGCCTGAACCACACACACCTCGAAGGGCCCGAAGCCCCTCGATCTCAGGGGCTGACCCGCTTCGACATTCGCCCTGAATGGAACGCCGTCGCGAGAGGCGGTCGGTGCCGGGTACGAGAGGTCGAGGTCTTCGTCCAGATTACGGTCACTCTGCCGAGGTGGTCACCAATCGCCGGCCAACTGGCGGCGGAGCAGGGTGGATGGAGCAACATCGAACAGGCGATCCAGCAGCATGAGTATCGGCACCGGGATCTTGTGATCCTAGCTGCAGCGGACTTGCTAGAGTCGATTGGAGACCTTGAGGCCCAGGGGTGCACGACGCTGCGTCAGGTCGTTGCCAGTACGCTGTCTGTCGCGGACAGCCGTCTTACCGCGGCGCACGCCGAACTGGATCGTACCGCGCCATACCGACTAGCCGTCGAGGACTGA
- a CDS encoding isoprenyl transferase, giving the protein MPSDRLDRIRLANDVPSHVAVIMDGNGRWACDRGLPRHLGHREGMKSVREAIEGAVDSGVNILTLFAFSTENWSRPAQEVSALMVLLQLYAKKEGTELRRQGVEVHVLGDLERIDAPTRSAVDAIVSKTRGGTALRLNLMISYGGREEILRAARILADRVAQGSLSVEDIDEDELAGALFTPGVPDPDLLIRTSGEYRISNFMLWQLAYTELYITDVLWPDFDREHLFDAILNFQRRERRFGRVASE; this is encoded by the coding sequence ATGCCCAGTGACCGCCTCGATCGAATTCGCCTAGCCAATGATGTGCCCTCGCACGTAGCCGTGATAATGGACGGAAACGGCCGGTGGGCTTGCGATCGCGGACTCCCTCGGCACCTAGGCCATCGTGAGGGGATGAAATCCGTGAGAGAGGCGATCGAGGGAGCCGTCGACTCGGGCGTCAATATTCTCACTCTGTTCGCGTTCTCCACAGAAAACTGGAGCCGCCCCGCGCAGGAAGTTTCTGCGCTGATGGTTCTCCTGCAGCTGTACGCAAAAAAAGAAGGGACTGAGTTACGGCGCCAAGGCGTGGAGGTTCACGTCCTGGGGGACCTTGAGCGGATTGATGCCCCGACACGTTCGGCGGTCGACGCGATTGTCAGCAAGACCCGGGGCGGCACCGCCCTTCGACTGAACCTGATGATCTCCTACGGCGGAAGAGAGGAAATCCTGAGAGCGGCGCGTATCCTCGCGGATCGAGTCGCTCAGGGCTCACTTTCAGTGGAGGATATCGATGAAGATGAGCTGGCTGGAGCGCTTTTTACTCCGGGAGTCCCCGACCCTGATCTCCTGATCAGGACCTCGGGAGAATACCGCATTAGCAATTTCATGCTGTGGCAGCTTGCGTACACTGAGCTGTATATCACTGATGTGCTGTGGCCGGACTTCGATCGTGAACACCTTTTTGACGCGATCCTCAACTTTCAGCGGCGCGAGCGACGGTTTGGACGAGTCGCGTCGGAGTGA
- the tsf gene encoding translation elongation factor Ts, whose product MSDATMISAKDVKKLRDMTGAGMMDCKKALTETEGDIEKAVDLLRAKGAAKAAKRAEKSAKEGVIGSYIHFDNKTAVIVELNCETDFVANTDDFRALARDIAMHIASTAPLSVSPDEIDAEVIEREKAVYLEQAREEGKPDEIAAKMVAGRLQKFFKESTLLAQPFVKDPDKTVEQLITEVSSTVGEKIQISRFARMKVGER is encoded by the coding sequence ATGAGTGATGCTACGATGATCAGCGCGAAAGACGTAAAAAAGCTCCGCGATATGACTGGCGCGGGCATGATGGACTGCAAGAAGGCTTTGACGGAAACCGAGGGCGACATTGAGAAGGCCGTCGATCTTCTCCGGGCCAAGGGTGCAGCCAAGGCAGCGAAGCGAGCCGAGAAGTCTGCGAAGGAGGGTGTGATCGGGAGTTACATCCACTTCGACAACAAGACTGCGGTGATCGTGGAGTTGAACTGCGAGACCGACTTCGTTGCAAACACCGATGATTTCCGTGCACTGGCTCGCGATATTGCGATGCACATCGCGTCGACCGCTCCGCTATCGGTCTCGCCGGACGAGATTGACGCCGAGGTGATCGAACGTGAGAAGGCCGTGTACCTCGAGCAGGCTCGCGAAGAGGGCAAGCCCGATGAGATTGCGGCGAAAATGGTTGCGGGGCGTCTGCAAAAGTTCTTCAAGGAGAGCACTCTGCTTGCGCAGCCGTTCGTAAAGGATCCGGACAAGACGGTTGAGCAACTCATCACCGAGGTGTCTTCCACCGTGGGTGAGAAGATCCAGATTTCCCGGTTTGCGCGCATGAAGGTTGGTGAGCGGTAA
- a CDS encoding putative sugar nucleotidyl transferase, with the protein MSEPRLYLFDDRLARRWAPFSLTRPVGEMLFGCFTIRERSERAIGLTCAAHLSRTALIGFDEPGAAPAIALDDLPSDVPSVLLSSRVVLETQDVILPTGPARIFVRGEAVGWVLPEGAPPPHELWLRDPSAAPDSAGRLDLIGELLGRPWDLIAENDDRITSDISELWPTDSDPVGVIRIGDHAISLAEGAIIEPGVHVDVRQGPIRLSENARVEGPARLTGPLFVGPGSTIFGGSVGTSSIGPVCLVRGEVAHSVFLGFVNKAHDGHIGHAILGRWVNLGAFTTNSDLKNNYRDVRVWTPDGELDTGLMKVGCFLGDHVKTGIGTVLNTGSILGAGTNVFGGTMPPTVVAPFSWGAGADRRDHRLDKFLETAERAMARRDQLLTPGVLAVLCTAWRATAGRRAE; encoded by the coding sequence TTGAGCGAACCTCGCCTCTACCTCTTCGACGACCGCCTAGCGCGCCGTTGGGCCCCGTTTTCTCTTACCCGCCCCGTCGGAGAGATGCTCTTTGGTTGTTTCACGATTCGCGAGCGATCGGAACGAGCCATCGGACTAACCTGCGCGGCACACCTCAGCCGTACAGCTCTGATCGGCTTTGACGAACCGGGAGCAGCTCCGGCGATCGCCCTCGACGATCTGCCCTCGGACGTTCCGTCTGTCCTGCTTTCGAGCCGAGTCGTGCTTGAGACACAGGACGTCATTCTGCCCACAGGGCCCGCGCGTATCTTCGTCCGGGGTGAGGCCGTCGGATGGGTGCTGCCTGAGGGCGCACCACCGCCACACGAACTGTGGCTTCGTGACCCATCGGCCGCACCGGACTCGGCTGGGCGTCTCGACCTCATAGGAGAACTCCTCGGGCGCCCATGGGACCTGATCGCGGAGAACGACGATCGGATCACGAGCGATATTAGCGAACTATGGCCAACCGACTCCGACCCGGTGGGAGTGATCCGGATCGGTGATCATGCAATCTCCCTGGCTGAGGGTGCGATAATCGAACCCGGCGTCCACGTTGACGTCCGCCAAGGGCCGATCAGACTTTCCGAGAATGCTCGCGTCGAAGGACCCGCACGACTCACGGGGCCGCTCTTCGTAGGCCCGGGGTCCACAATCTTTGGCGGATCCGTCGGAACGTCTTCGATCGGTCCGGTCTGCCTGGTACGCGGAGAGGTCGCCCATTCCGTCTTTCTCGGATTCGTGAACAAGGCGCACGATGGACACATCGGACACGCGATTCTGGGCCGGTGGGTAAATCTCGGTGCGTTCACCACCAACTCCGACCTCAAGAACAACTACCGCGACGTTCGTGTGTGGACGCCGGACGGTGAGCTCGACACCGGGTTGATGAAGGTCGGATGCTTTCTTGGCGACCACGTAAAGACCGGCATCGGCACTGTCCTCAATACAGGTTCGATTTTGGGAGCCGGAACGAATGTGTTCGGAGGCACAATGCCGCCGACAGTGGTGGCCCCGTTCAGTTGGGGGGCAGGCGCCGACCGACGGGATCACAGGCTGGACAAGTTCCTTGAGACCGCCGAGCGTGCGATGGCTCGCCGAGATCAACTCTTGACGCCTGGAGTCCTCGCCGTGTTGTGCACAGCGTGGAGGGCAACCGCGGGCAGGCGAGCGGAGTGA
- the pyrH gene encoding UMP kinase, whose amino-acid sequence MSGDLRYKRVLLKLSGEALAGKRGFGIEPSVVDQLTDEIQALVEMGVSLGIVIGGGNIVRGAIASKEGMDRVQADYMGMLSTVINALAVQDLLETKGVETRVMTAIRMEEIAEPYIRRRAMRHMEKGRVVLFAGGTGNPYFSTDTAAVLRAIEMESDVVIKATKVDGVFTADPVTDPTAVFIPEISFQEVVTRELAVMDTTAVTLCKENNLPIIVLNPSNSGAVADAIRGEHVGTLVS is encoded by the coding sequence ATGAGCGGCGACCTGCGATACAAACGAGTGCTCCTGAAGCTTTCCGGCGAGGCCCTCGCCGGAAAGCGGGGCTTCGGTATCGAACCCTCTGTCGTTGATCAACTGACGGATGAGATCCAGGCCCTCGTGGAGATGGGTGTTTCCCTGGGCATTGTCATTGGCGGCGGCAACATCGTGCGCGGAGCGATCGCGTCCAAAGAAGGCATGGATCGAGTTCAGGCCGACTACATGGGCATGTTGAGTACGGTGATCAACGCTCTGGCGGTCCAGGATCTTCTTGAGACAAAGGGTGTCGAAACTCGCGTCATGACTGCGATTCGCATGGAAGAGATCGCGGAGCCGTACATTCGCCGCCGGGCCATGCGCCACATGGAGAAGGGTCGAGTTGTACTTTTCGCCGGCGGCACAGGGAACCCGTACTTCTCGACCGACACTGCTGCGGTCTTGCGTGCCATCGAGATGGAGTCTGACGTCGTTATCAAGGCGACGAAGGTAGACGGGGTCTTTACTGCGGACCCAGTCACCGACCCGACGGCAGTGTTCATTCCCGAGATTTCGTTTCAGGAGGTGGTGACACGTGAATTGGCGGTCATGGACACCACCGCGGTGACGCTCTGCAAAGAGAACAATCTGCCGATCATCGTGCTCAATCCCAGCAATAGCGGCGCGGTCGCTGACGCAATTCGTGGAGAGCACGTAGGCACTTTAGTATCTTAG
- a CDS encoding mannose-1-phosphate guanylyltransferase, giving the protein MPEPKRSSAAISPRVWVTVLAGGIGSRFWPASRPQRPKQLLPLASERPLIVDTVDRARALVPDERIRILAGDHLAAPFQGVVDSLPDSSYWIEPRARGTAPVLAWAAWKLHKLDPDAVMVSLHADHLIEPISGFVETVASAVEIATRDDLLLSIGVPPQRVEPGYGHIEPGEVIESEGEAAAYRVRAFHEKPDAETAQRYVDDGYLWNTGIFVWKASTLLAEIEQYAPEVAEHLPRIEESDTAFFDAVPVSVIDRAVMERSERVGTVTARFTWDDVGSWEALARTRSADSSENIILGPGHAVDATGNVIYADGNASVVVLGVDDLIVVQSGGTTMVLPRSRAGEMKDLLARMEGQKP; this is encoded by the coding sequence TTGCCCGAACCGAAGAGATCCTCGGCCGCGATTAGTCCCCGAGTCTGGGTTACCGTCCTCGCGGGCGGGATCGGGTCCCGTTTCTGGCCCGCCAGCAGGCCGCAGCGCCCCAAGCAGCTTCTTCCTCTGGCCAGTGAACGCCCGCTCATCGTCGACACCGTCGACCGGGCGAGAGCACTGGTCCCGGACGAACGCATCAGAATCCTTGCTGGCGACCACCTCGCGGCACCGTTCCAGGGGGTAGTCGACTCCCTGCCTGACTCTAGCTACTGGATCGAGCCCAGAGCACGGGGGACCGCGCCTGTTCTGGCATGGGCCGCCTGGAAGCTCCACAAACTAGATCCCGACGCGGTCATGGTGTCCCTTCACGCGGACCACCTGATCGAACCGATCTCAGGGTTCGTGGAAACAGTCGCGAGTGCCGTCGAGATTGCTACCCGTGACGACCTCCTGCTCAGCATTGGCGTGCCTCCGCAGCGGGTGGAACCCGGGTATGGGCATATCGAGCCGGGAGAGGTGATCGAGAGCGAGGGTGAAGCCGCCGCGTATCGAGTCCGCGCGTTTCATGAAAAGCCGGACGCCGAAACCGCTCAACGATATGTCGACGATGGCTATCTCTGGAACACGGGAATCTTCGTCTGGAAGGCCTCAACGCTGTTGGCGGAAATTGAACAATACGCCCCAGAAGTCGCAGAGCATCTCCCGCGGATCGAGGAAAGCGACACCGCCTTCTTCGACGCGGTTCCGGTCAGCGTGATCGATCGGGCGGTGATGGAGCGGAGTGAACGGGTAGGCACTGTCACTGCGCGTTTTACGTGGGACGACGTCGGGAGCTGGGAAGCGCTGGCACGGACACGCTCCGCCGACAGCAGTGAGAATATCATCCTTGGGCCTGGCCACGCGGTGGATGCGACAGGCAATGTGATCTACGCAGATGGGAACGCGTCGGTGGTCGTTCTCGGAGTCGATGATCTGATCGTCGTACAGAGTGGAGGCACGACGATGGTGCTGCCGCGATCACGGGCCGGCGAAATGAAGGATCTCCTCGCGCGAATGGAGGGCCAGAAGCCTTGA
- the dxr gene encoding 1-deoxy-D-xylulose-5-phosphate reductoisomerase translates to MIRIALLGSTGSIGRSALQVVSRHPDRLKVVALTANRRSAELEAQVSIFEPDTAVLSDPTVALPQSTSQTRWRSGREALIEVAARDDVDVVLNACVGAAGLGPTLAALRSGHRVALANKESLVVGGPLVLNAAHAGGGEIIPIDSEHSAILQCLEGSQIEDVQRIILTASGGPFRGRTAQDLCDVSAAQALKHPTWDMGAKITIDSATLANKALEVIEAHYLYGLEYDQIGAVIHPQSIIHSFVELVDGSVLAQLGFPTMEIPILYALVYPERVADSALRSYDPVQSPPLTFEDIDHLAFPMFALGVDAGRRSGCTPLVYNAANEVAVQAFLEDRISFPEIADVVAEAMDRTGTSDLRDMDDVIAVDTAAREVAVDVTVRLGEARMGTNS, encoded by the coding sequence GTGATTCGGATCGCACTACTTGGATCGACCGGTTCGATCGGACGGAGTGCGCTCCAGGTAGTGTCCCGCCATCCGGACCGCTTGAAGGTCGTCGCACTTACGGCTAATCGGCGAAGTGCGGAGCTCGAAGCCCAGGTCAGCATCTTTGAGCCTGACACCGCGGTCTTGAGTGACCCGACCGTAGCGCTGCCCCAGTCCACGAGTCAGACACGTTGGCGATCGGGGCGTGAGGCTCTGATCGAGGTCGCAGCCCGGGACGACGTCGACGTGGTACTCAACGCCTGTGTAGGCGCGGCGGGCCTTGGGCCGACCCTCGCCGCCTTGAGGTCGGGTCACCGCGTCGCATTAGCCAATAAAGAGTCTCTGGTCGTGGGAGGGCCGCTAGTTCTCAATGCCGCGCATGCTGGTGGCGGTGAGATTATTCCCATCGACTCGGAACACAGCGCGATTCTCCAATGCCTCGAAGGCAGTCAAATCGAGGATGTCCAGCGGATCATCCTTACGGCCTCCGGCGGCCCATTCCGTGGCCGCACGGCTCAGGATCTTTGTGACGTCTCAGCGGCGCAGGCCCTGAAGCATCCTACCTGGGATATGGGCGCCAAGATCACCATCGATTCTGCGACGCTGGCGAACAAGGCTCTCGAAGTGATTGAGGCTCACTACCTCTACGGGCTCGAATACGACCAGATCGGAGCGGTGATTCACCCGCAGTCGATCATCCATTCGTTCGTGGAGTTGGTGGACGGGTCTGTCCTTGCACAGCTGGGCTTCCCGACGATGGAGATCCCGATTCTCTATGCGCTGGTGTACCCCGAGCGAGTGGCCGATAGCGCTCTGCGCTCATACGACCCTGTACAGTCACCGCCTTTGACGTTCGAAGACATCGACCATTTGGCGTTCCCGATGTTCGCCCTTGGTGTCGACGCCGGTCGACGGAGCGGATGCACCCCGTTGGTGTACAACGCCGCAAATGAAGTCGCCGTACAGGCCTTTCTGGAAGATCGGATCAGTTTCCCCGAGATTGCCGACGTGGTCGCGGAAGCGATGGATCGCACCGGGACTTCAGACCTTCGTGACATGGATGACGTGATCGCCGTTGATACGGCGGCCCGGGAAGTGGCGGTGGATGTCACCGTACGGCTCGGCGAAGCGAGAATGGGAACCAACTCATGA
- the frr gene encoding ribosome recycling factor, translating into MPTVENAKERMNAAVDAMRREFATVRTGKATPALLDTVRVDAYGSKMPLNQVATVSTPEPSLLMVQPFDKSILPDVERAIMTADLGLNPSNDGNVIRIPIPPLNEERRKEFVKVLHKMAEDGRISVRHARRIVRDEIHGLVKEHDLGEDEGRRREDALEKVTHEFATKIDDMLKHKEAEVMAI; encoded by the coding sequence ATGCCGACGGTCGAAAACGCCAAAGAACGGATGAATGCGGCGGTAGACGCCATGCGGCGTGAGTTCGCCACTGTACGAACGGGAAAGGCCACACCGGCTCTCCTTGATACGGTCCGCGTCGACGCCTACGGGTCGAAGATGCCCCTCAATCAGGTCGCCACGGTCAGTACGCCTGAGCCGAGCCTCCTCATGGTCCAGCCCTTCGACAAATCGATTCTGCCGGATGTGGAGCGGGCCATAATGACGGCAGACCTAGGCCTGAACCCGTCCAACGATGGGAACGTGATCCGGATTCCGATTCCTCCGCTTAACGAGGAGCGCCGGAAGGAATTTGTGAAGGTGCTCCACAAGATGGCTGAGGACGGACGGATCTCTGTCCGCCACGCCCGACGAATCGTGCGGGACGAGATCCACGGGTTGGTGAAGGAGCATGATCTCGGGGAGGATGAGGGCCGCCGACGTGAAGATGCTCTTGAGAAGGTTACTCACGAATTCGCTACCAAGATCGACGACATGCTGAAACACAAGGAAGCTGAGGTGATGGCGATCTAG